A single region of the Elgaria multicarinata webbii isolate HBS135686 ecotype San Diego chromosome 14, rElgMul1.1.pri, whole genome shotgun sequence genome encodes:
- the CAPNS2 gene encoding calpain small subunit 2 isoform X2, producing the protein MFLAQALLDAATGGGGGGGGGGSGSGGGGGVGGALLKSLGGGGGGGAGGALLKGLGGGGGGGGAGGALMKGLGGLLSGGGGGGGGMKTGNIMGLVGGLVNIISEAAAQYTPEPPPAPRSHFANVEANESDELRQFRRLFAQLAGDDMEVCPTELMNILNKVMARHQDLQSGGFSLDTCRSMVAVMDSDTTGKLDFYQFRYLWTNLKKWQQVFKQHCSPAGTVEMAQLPSAFKDAGFNLHEQLYALMIRRYADEDGSMDFNNFISCLVRMDGMFRAFKSLDRDNDGNVQMTIQEWLQLTMYS; encoded by the exons ATGTTCCTCGCTCAGGCTTTGTTGGATGCTGccaccggtggtggtggtggtggtggtggtggtggcagtggcagtggcggcggcggcggtgtcGGAGGAGCTCTCCTGAAGAGCCTCGGAGGTGGAG gtggaggtggggctGGTGGAGCCCTCCTGAAAGGCctaggaggtggaggtggaggaggtggggcTGGTGGAGCCCTCATGAAAGGCCTCGGGGGGCTCCTGtcaggcggcggtggcggtggtggtgggatgaAAACCGGGAACATCATGGGGCTGGTAGGGGGGCTTGTCAACATCATCAGTGAGGCAGCAGCTCAGTACACCCCGGAGCCTCCGCCGGCCCCCCGCAGCCATTTTGCCAATGTGGAAGCCAACGAGAGCGACGAGCTACGCCAGTTCCGGCGGCTCTTTGCCCAGCTGGCCGGAGACGACATGGAGGTGTGCCCCACCGAGCTGATGAACATCTTGAACAAGGTGATGGCCAGGCACCAAGACCTGCAGTCGGGCGGCTTCAGCCTGGACACGTGCCGGAGCATGGTGGCGGTCATGGACAGCGACACCACGGGCAAGCTGGACTTCTACCAGTTCCGTTACCTGTGGACCAACCTCAAGAAATGGCAGCAGGTCTTCAAGCAACACTGCAGCCCGGCAGGGACCGTCGAGATGGCCCAGCTGCCCTCTGCTTTCAAGGATGCCGGGTTCAACCTCCACGAACAGCTCTACGCGCTGATGATCCGCCGATACGCCGACGAAGACGGCAGCATGGATTTCAACAACTTCATCAGTTGCCTGGTGCGTATGGATGGCATGTTCCGTGCCTTCAAATCTCTGGACAGAGACAACGATGGCAACGTCCAGATGACCATCCAGGAGTGGCTGCAGTTGACCATGTACTCTTGA
- the CAPNS2 gene encoding calpain small subunit 2 isoform X1, with the protein MKGLGGLLSGGGGGGGGMKTGNIMGLVGGLVNIISEAAAQYTPEPPPAPRSHFANVEANESDELRQFRRLFAQLAGDDMEVCPTELMNILNKVMARHQDLQSGGFSLDTCRSMVAVMDSDTTGKLDFYQFRYLWTNLKKWQQVFKQHCSPAGTVEMAQLPSAFKDAGFNLHEQLYALMIRRYADEDGSMDFNNFISCLVRMDGMFRAFKSLDRDNDGNVQMTIQEWLQLTMYS; encoded by the coding sequence ATGAAAGGCCTCGGGGGGCTCCTGtcaggcggcggtggcggtggtggtgggatgaAAACCGGGAACATCATGGGGCTGGTAGGGGGGCTTGTCAACATCATCAGTGAGGCAGCAGCTCAGTACACCCCGGAGCCTCCGCCGGCCCCCCGCAGCCATTTTGCCAATGTGGAAGCCAACGAGAGCGACGAGCTACGCCAGTTCCGGCGGCTCTTTGCCCAGCTGGCCGGAGACGACATGGAGGTGTGCCCCACCGAGCTGATGAACATCTTGAACAAGGTGATGGCCAGGCACCAAGACCTGCAGTCGGGCGGCTTCAGCCTGGACACGTGCCGGAGCATGGTGGCGGTCATGGACAGCGACACCACGGGCAAGCTGGACTTCTACCAGTTCCGTTACCTGTGGACCAACCTCAAGAAATGGCAGCAGGTCTTCAAGCAACACTGCAGCCCGGCAGGGACCGTCGAGATGGCCCAGCTGCCCTCTGCTTTCAAGGATGCCGGGTTCAACCTCCACGAACAGCTCTACGCGCTGATGATCCGCCGATACGCCGACGAAGACGGCAGCATGGATTTCAACAACTTCATCAGTTGCCTGGTGCGTATGGATGGCATGTTCCGTGCCTTCAAATCTCTGGACAGAGACAACGATGGCAACGTCCAGATGACCATCCAGGAGTGGCTGCAGTTGACCATGTACTCTTGA